The following is a genomic window from Oceanispirochaeta sp. M1.
GGGTTGCAAAGAGAGTCTTGGAGCGTATTTCATCCAATAGATACTCAGCAATACTCCAGGCTATTGAAAGTCCATCATTTGTACTGGTACCACGGCCTATCTCGTCCATGATAACAAGACTTCGTTCACCCGCATTTCTCAAAATATGAGCGGTCTCATTCATCTCGACCAGAAAGGTTGATTCTCCTCTGGCCAGATTATCCGAAGCACCTACACGGCAGAAGATTCTGTCCACCGTTCCGATCACTGCATGATCGGCAGGAACAAAGGAGCCAATCTGAGCCATCAGCACAATAAGGGCTGTCTGTCTCAGATAAGTTGATTTTCCTGCCATATTGGGACCTGTTATCAGGGCAAAGGATGTCCTGTCTGTGACCATATCAAGTCCATTGGGAATAAACTCACCCTGAGGCAGATGAGCTTCTACGACAGGGTGGCGTCCACCCTCTATAAGGAGTGATTTATCATCCCTGATCTCAGGACAGATATAACCCCTGATAGTTGCTGTATAGGCAAGAGAGGCATAACAGTCCAGTTCTGATAGACTCGTACATATACCCTGAAGCAGAGGTATCTGTGGTTTAAGACTGTCACGAATAGCAATAAAGAGCTTTTTTTCCAGGTCGACGATTTTTTCAGAGGCAGAGTTGATACTGCTTTCCAGATCAGAAAGTTTTTCTGTGGAATAACGCTCGGCGCCTACCAATGACTGACGGCGTATAAAATGATCGGGAACAAGATCACTCTGGGTTTTGGATATTTCAAGAAAGTAACCGATGATTTTATTATACTTCAGTTTTAGATTGGTGATTCCCGTCTCTTCTCTGATTGCACAAAGATAATCATCAAGTACAGCACGTCCATTATTTTTCAATTCCCGCAATTTATCGAGGTCTGAGTTGTATTCATTACGAATCAACCGCCCTTCTGTAAGAAGAATAGACGGCTCCTCCATGATGGACTGATCCAGGAGGCTGCAGATATCTCTCAACTTCAGCTGTACTTCAGGACTGCAGAGAGCTTTGAAATCATCGGAACGATCAAGTATGGCTTCTATCTCAGATATTTTATCCAGAGAATTCTTTAATGAAAGCAAATCCTTAGCATGTGCTTTATCCAGACCGATCCTGGTGCTGAGCCTCTCAATATCCAGAATATGACTCATCACATTTCTTATATCAGAGAGGAGAATCTGGTTTCTGTACATGGCGCTTACAGCATCAAGTCTCTCCTTAATACCCTTTGCGCTTCGCAGAGGATTAAGGAGCCATTGCCTAAGTTTTCGTGCACCCATTGAGGTGGATGTTTCATCCAGAACAGACAACAGTGTAAATGAAGCTGAACCGTCATCCATATTGCGGAGCAGCTCCAGATTCTTCTGGGTAGCATCATCCAATGAGACAAACAGATCTTCACTGTATTTTTTCAGACCGCCTAGATGGGTTAGATAATGTCTTGAAGTATCCTTCAGGTACTCAAGAAGAACTCCTGCGGCTGCAAGAGCGGGATCATCCGACTGAAAGCCGAATCCCTTGAGATTAGCCAGCTCGAACTGCTCTGTCAGCTGTCTGTAACTGGTCTCAACATCAAATAGCCAATCGGGTATCCTGTTCAGGACAAGACCTGCCTTGTCATTGAGAGAACGGTAATAGGCACTGTCCATAAGGGATTCTTGAATCAGGATTTCCCGGGGTCCAAGCCTGCTGAGCTCCTTGCGTATAAACTCTTCAGGATGATCATCATCACAGGAAGATGCAAAAAATTCTGCAGTGGAGAGATCTACATATGAAAATGTCATGACCTTTCCAACTTTCCCTATGGCGGCAAGATAATTGTTGGATCTTTTATCCAGAAAGGATTCATCCACCACCGTACCGGGTGTGATAATTTCGACAACATCCCGCTGGGCAATCCCCTTTGCAGGAATGGAAATCTGCTCACAGATAGCAATTTTGCGTCCTGCATTAAGAAGCCGGCCAATATAATTCGGAGCCGCATGATATGGAATTCCGCACATGGGAATTCCATGGCGTTTAGTTAATGTCAAATTCAGGAGACGGCTTACATCCTCCGCATCGGAACGGAACATCTCATAGAAGTCCCCCATCCGGAAAAATAAAACCGCGTCTTTATGTTTTTCCTTGATGGACATGTACTGACGCATCATTGGTGTAGTTTCTGACATATATTATTTAAAAATCAACGCATTTTTGTCAGAAGTCTCTGGAGAACCTGCTCAGTAATATCGACCTCATAGCTCCACCATAGAAGGTTGGGATCTGATTTCTTAATTACCAGAGAATAACCGCTGCTTTCGGCAATAAACTCTACTTCTTCTCTGATCTCCCGGACCAGATTATTATTCTGACTCAGAGATTTATTGAGTTCAGTAAGCTGACTGTTTTTAACACGGATATAATCTCGCAGGAATTTCTTTTTTTCAAAAATCTGATTATCCAGCTCAAGAGCCTTGGATGTATTTCCATTATTTTCGGCATTGAGCTTTCTCTCTTCAAGAATACTCACTTCGTTCTGAATACGCTCAATCTCCTGCTGAAACTGAGTTTTCATCTCTTCCAGTTCTCTTACTGCCTGGGAATCCTTATAGAAGGCGGAAAGAATCTTTGAATAATCCAGAACTGCCACTTTTGTTATGGTATCACTGAACACCGGAAGGGAAATCAGAGTTATTATCAGTGTAAGAAATAGTGCTTTTTTCATTTAAATCTCCTGTATTTTTGAGATGCACAGAGATCAGCAGACAGCTTCTCTCTGTACATTATCAGTAAATATCAATTCCGAAAGAAATAACAAGATCCAGATTTCCATTTTTAAAAGTTACTGTATCAGGTTCGGGATTCCAGTTCACAGATCCATCTTCATCGAAGTTGAACTTTTTTACAAGATAGATACCGATAGGAAACTGAGGGTTGTCAAAGCGGATACCCGTTCCAAGGCTGAACTTCATATCACTGAGCTGAGCATGTGTAAGCTGATCCTGTGATTTCCAGAGGCCTACAGCATCCAGAAAGAAGTCATAGGCTATTATGTTGGGAACTATTGGAAATTTCAGTGTAATTGTATTATCCCACAATGACTGACCGTCAGATTCGGGATACCAACCCCTGGCAACAAACATACCGTCTGCATAAAATCCATCTTCCTGAGGATCGATAGGAATCGGATTCCATGGTTTAGGAGCCAGATAGGAGAAGGCGGACTTGAACGAGAGAACCGATTTAAATTTCCAGGAATCTGTTACAGGAATATCAAAGAGGGTAAAGTTCACTTCCCCTCTTGAAACTGATTTCAAAAAGTTCTTACTGGAAATATCCAATATACCTGCAAGTGTTGTTGTCTGACTAAGGATAAATCCCTTAGAGGGATTACCTACAAAATCTCTTGTATCCCAGGCACCTTTGAGCCAGTAACTGTCATGATATTTCCAGGTTTCAAGATTCTCACGTACACCCTGGCTCCAGGGTCTGTTAATTTCATCATCATAATCAACATATTCCAGACCGCCTCTGATACCTGAATAAAGATTAAAACGACCTACTTTGGTTTTCCAGGTATAACCTGTATTCAGACCTGTCGATACGTAATGTGTGGAATATTCCATAAGGTAATCTGTAGGTACAATTTTATTTGCATCTTCAAAATCAGCCTCATCAACATAAGGGTCAACAACACCATCCCCATTCAGATCCTGATAAATTCTGCTCTTATTTGAGTGTCTGTATGTAAGGTCTACACCGGCACCCCAGTCAGAGTTGAATATATGGGGTTCTGAGTACTGAAGTGAGAGACTCTGATTATCGGGAGAGAAAGTAGAATCCACACCGACGGTTCTACCGGTTCCCATAAAGTTTCTGTCATTCCATTTGATATTACCTGCCAGAGGAAAATCCTGACCTCCGGAAAATGAGAGACCGAATACGATATCAGCTGTTTTACCCTCTTCAATATCAACAACAAGGTCCATAAGACCATCTTCACTGCCCGGATAAGTCTGGGGTTCTACCACGGAAAAGAACTGAGTGTTGTACAGGTTCCTGATACCTTCCATAACTTTAGCCTTGCTGAAAACATCTCCCACCTCAAAAGGCAGCTCTCTGGTAATGACATGATCTTTTGTCTTTTCATTTCCACGGATTACGATGTTCTCGATATGAGCCCGGTCCCGCTCAATGATATTAACCATATAACTTACGGTGAAATTTACATCATCCCGGTTCTCTTCAATGGAAAAAGTATTATAGATATATCCGTTTTCATAATAGATATCAGTAACTTTCTGATAATCAAACTGAAATCTGGTTCTGTTAAAAATCTTTCCCGTATCCTGAGAAATCATTGCCTGAAGCTCAGCGGAAGAATAAAGTGTATTACCTTCAAATTCGATACCCGAGAATGTATATGGACTGCCCTCATGAATCACAAGGGTAATAATCAGGTTATTTGTCTGAGTCTCTTCATCCTTGGCAATGTCCTTGTTGATATCACTTACTTCGGCATCGATAAAACCGCGGTCACCGTAGTAATTCTCTATCAGTCGGACATCTTCCTGCAGTTCATTCTCCATAAGGAGACCCTTATTAAAGAGAGACTGTGCCTTAGTTGTCATCAGTCCCTGAAGTGTTTTGGAAGTCACATGAAGATCATTACCGACAAAACGGATCTCCTTGATCGTAGTCTGAGAACCTTCCTGAATGTCAAAAACGACTGTGGCCGTATTTGTTTCTTCATCTTTTTCGATATTACTTTCGACCTGAGCATCTACAAAACCTTTCTCAATATAAAGGGATTTCAGAGCCTGACCATCCAGACGGATAGAAGACTTGTTTACCATATCTCCTCTAGTGAGAAGGATGGTGTCGTTAAGCTCACCTTTTCTTACACGGTTATTTCCTGTAAAGATGATCTCTTCAACAACAGGTTTTTCCTTAACCTGATATTCGATAACAACAGTATTGTTGTTATCATCACCGGGGATAACCTGAGGAAGAATCAGATCAAAATATTCCAGAGCATACAGCTTCCCCTGGATTTCCCAGGAAAGAGAATCTGTAAACCGTCTTGAAATATAAGGTCTTACGATACCATTCAATTCGGTTTCAGACACTGTCTTTAAACCGGTAAAACGTATATCAATAATTTGTTTGTTCGTATACCACTCAGTTGCAGTCTGTGCTGACAGGGTGACTGTTCCAAGTAAAATCAACAGTACCAGGAAGGCAGTCCATCTCTTATTAAGCATCAAATCTCCTTAAGCTACCAAGACTGATTTACAGTTTTGATGTTTGTCTCGTAAGAACCCTAGGGCCTTCAGAGGAAAAATATTTTTAATATGAATACCGCCATTCAAAACCGATCGCGTTATTTTTCATCGGATCAGTATTATGAAAATCGAAGGCATTTCTCTTATTATAATTCCAGAATACAAGAAAAAACGGTGTCCGCATCTCAATTGTCAGGTCCGGAACGAACTTAACTCCGTTAAGGTATGATCCTAAACCATATAGTTGGTCATAATCAACAACCATACCGGCTGAAAAATACAGAGACTCACCGACAAATTTCCCCATGTAAATACTGGTGTCATCCAGGTATTTTGTCATACTGAAAGTGGTACCCGCATCGGTTGTCGAACTTTCCCGGTTCAACTGATCAATAATTGCATTCTCCAGTATCTCAGTCCTGATTGTTACTGTATCCAGATTCAGGGAATCTTTTATTGACTGTTCCAGAGGACGGACAAAACCATACTGGCTTACCATTCCACCAGTAGCCAGCAGCAGACTCGACACATCCACCTGCCCCGAACTATCTACGGGAATCAAACTCTGTCCGAACAGGGCTGTGATCTCATCCTCAGGCATTGAGGGGTTAGATCTCAGGATAGGAACGAAATCATCCCGAACCGGATTTCTATAGACCAGAAAGATGGTCACATCAGATCCGCTTGCATCGGTTGTATCAATTTCTGCTTCAATATTCAAGAAGGGGTTGAATGTATCCTCATCTTCATTGAAGTTCAGAGACCCGTCTGTGATTTCAAATGTTCTGTCAAAATAATAGATTTCACCATCTCGGATTGTAATCCCCCCGGTCATGGAAAGAGTCTTATTAAGAGAATCAACAGAAATATTCAGTAATTCACCGGGTTCCGCAGTTGCCCGCACAAGCTCAACCTGGGGATTCGGCAAAACAAAAAGAACATTCTTACCCGTAACAATATCCAGATTCAATCTGAATGCATATCTGTTTCGTCTATTTGTATTCCTGGCCTTAATCTCGGTTTTTTCACCGAAAGATCCTACGAGTTCATCAAGGACAACCCTTCCTTCAAAATTCCCCTGCCTGTTATCCCCATGGAAGCGGAACTGTCCGGTAATAGCACCCGTACCCTGTAGACCATAGGCATTATAGGCAATAGGAGTTCCCGGTGATCCTTCTGCTGAAATATCAAGACTGTAATCCTTGATTCCCCAGCCCCTCATTGTCATATACCCCTGGGCACGGATACCGCCCTTTCCAATGGGAATAAAAAACTCATTTGTCTCAACCAGATCATCAACAATGGTAGCCTCAATAAAAGTCTCTTCAATTTTAGCTTCCGTGTAGGGTGTGAGAACAAATAAATTTTTTGAACCCAGCTTACCGTTAAAAACAGGATCTTCCATTGTTCCGCCGATATGAGCAGAACCTTCCATAACACTGCCCTTCTTAAAGACGACATAGCGGTTTTCCAGAGCCGTATCGTTGGGCATTACATAGTTGACCATATTAAGGTCTACCGACAGATTATCGATATTCAGATCTATCTCATCTGCAGAAAGCCGTCCATTTACAGACATGGCAAGGGGAAAACTCTTTTTCAGATTCGCAGAGATTTTTCCACTATCACTGTTATAGCGGATAAACTGCTCAGGATCTTCCAGAAGAATACTCTCAAAGAAGGAACCCTTTCTTGAAAAATCCACAGTTTTCGATGCAAATGTAGTTAAACCGTTCCATTTTACGGGATGAACCCTGAAACGACCGCTGAAATCTTCCAGAACCGGTACCTCAATATTTTTAAAATCAATAGACAAACCTGTTTCAGCTTTCACAGAAAAGCCGGTCTCCAGGTAGAAGCGATTCTGAGAATCATCTTCACTGTCAGCCCTGTTTGCGATGGATGTGGTAAAGACCAGTGATCCGTCTGTTAAATCAAAAACCCCCAGGCCCCGTTTAAGATACAAATTATTCCTCTGAATATTCAGATCATATAATTCCAGCTTTCTTGAACTGAGGCGGAGATTTGCTCTAACTGCAAAAGGATTTTGATTCATTTCCAGCTGGGGCGCATCGATTGATCCCTCAACAACGGGTGAATCCAGAGAGCCTTGAACTGTGATTATTGAATCAACACGTCCAGTCATATTTAAAGAAGAGAAGCGCTCTGTACGAGCCTGATTGACCTGGGTAGTCAGAGACAGTTTGCCATCACTATAGGCAGCGTAAATATCATAATTCTCAAGATCCTGCCCACTACCGGATTCGCCAAGAACAAGGGATCCATTATAGATATCATTCTCAATATCATAGAAGAGACTCCCTTCTCCATTCAGTCGGGAGTAGCTGTCTCCATAATTCAAAGAAAAAACATTTGCCACACCGGGAGCAAAAAAGGCGGTTAAATTCAGCTCAGGATCACTTAAAATTTTTGAATTTGTCCACTTAAAAGAAGAATCGCTTAAAAAGACTTCCCAGTTTTCCTTTTCATACCTTCCTCTTAGATTCATTGACCCCAGAATATCCTGACCGTTCCAGGTAACAGGGAAATCACTCACTGTAAAAGTCCCCAGAAGACTTGAGCCTCCCTGCTGAGCAAACTGCAGTTTAAGACCGTGATTACCCTTAACCGACAGCTGGCCGTTTTGATACAGAGCGTTCAGTTCATATTTGTTGTTATTCAGATTCCATCCACTGCTTATAGAAAGACCCTGTCCAAGAGAACTGGCCTGTCCTGATCCAAGCAGATAGTTTCCATCCCAGACCATCTCGACAGAATGGAGATCCAGCTTTTTATCCCCGTAAAACCCGCTTATGGAAATACTTTTTGAACCATCAGGCATAAATGATTGAAAACGGTTGAGCTGCACTATCAGATTACCAGATGAAAAACTCAGAGTACCTTCCGACTGAAGCAGAAGCCCGGAAAAAGATTTTTCCAGAGTATCAGCGGCACCCTGTGGAATATAAGGGAACAGACTGCTAACAAGCACATCACCTACCCTGAAAGATGACTGGATACTGACCCCCCCGGCCATTGAAAAATTGCCATCAAGAACAACACGGTCCCGATGCCCGTTACCCGGTGCCAGATCTGTCATCAAAGAGAAAACATAGTTCTTTTCATTCCGATAAATAAGAGATTTGACAGATCCGGGGCTACTGCCGTCAGAAAGTCTCAGATTCCTGGAACTGATGGATAGATATTCATCTATGTTACGGAGAAGCAATTCTCCACTGAGCGTTTCATCCCCCACGAGGTTTATATTACTCAGATGGACAGAACCTTCAGGAAAACCGTTCTGGAACACCCACTGGCCAACCAGATTGGCACTTCCCCTGGGGGTGGAGATCCTCAGTTCTTCGGTTGTAACATGAAGATCATCACCCTCCACATCCATGGTAACCCTTACAGGAAAAGGAAGTTTCTCATTGCTGAGCACCAGTGCCCCTTCATAGGAATACTCAACAAATCCTGTTTCTCTCTCAAGAAGGAATTCTGCATTTCCACTCATAGAGGTTTCAAGCCAGGGATTAAGGTTTTCTAGTTCAGAATTGAAGTATATGAGGAGGGATGGGGAAAAATCCTCAGCTACAAGAGACATTCTGACCTCGTCCTGATCTACTGTGAGATTAAAATCATAGGGCTTTGTATCTTTAATCTTAGTGATCCGGAATTGATCCTCACTGTAATTGATATTCAGTCTCTGATTCTCAACAATCGCAAGGTTTGTATCTATTTTCCTGAAATCACTGTCCATTGAAAAGGCACTCAGATCGTTCTGAATAGTACCCTTCAAGGCAGTCTCCAAACTGATATATTCAAACTGAGAATTCCCGGTAAGGGACTTATAACTGACCTGTCCTTCCATACTGACACGGACATAATCACCAAGCTGCCTCAGGCTGATGGAATCTCCCTTACCCGTAGCACTTAGAGCTTCATTTGAATAGCTGGCCTCCCAGGTTCTTATGCGGATATACTGGGTAAAGATTCCATTCAGCCCTTGAAATCCGCCTCCTCCCTGCAGAGATGCAATCTTGTCCATAAAAACTTTATCACGCTGTTCATCAATTTCCAGTTTCAGATCTAATGCATTCACACTTTTGATGACAGTAGTCCCTCGAAAAAGGAGTCCGGGAAGATCATGATACAGTTTCAGCTTCTCTATCTGCAGAAGAGGCTCAGACTGTCCTTCAGCATAAATTTTTACATCCTTTACGAGGATTGAACTCAAAAAAGAGGGAGAGATTGAATCATACTCCAGGCGGATGCTGTACTGTGTTTCCAGTTGACCAATCAGATCCCTTTTTATCTCTGCCACAGCCGTATCAATTTTCTCAGAGATTGAATGATAGCCTAGAAAGGCTGAGACAATCAGAATAAGAAGGAGGAGAATCTGTAGAAAATGAAACAGGAGGCTGTGGTGTTTTTTCATATTCCGCCGCCCCCCCTATCTCTGAGACTCAGACGAAGTAATCCTATTTTATCTTCTTCAGATGAGTTAAAAGAATCGAAAATAAAGGAATTTACATAAGTTCTGATTTGCTGATCCAGGTTTATATGTCCTGATCCCGGAGGGAGTATCTTGATTAACCTGACTGTACCGTCAGACTGTACCCTGAAGGATATCATGATTGTATCGGGTAATATCGCATTATATGGAAGTTGAAAATTCGGTTCAGGCACTGTTCGAAGAACTGCAGATCCTCCTGTCCATTCAAGGTCGGCTATATCACTATTGCCTGCAGCACTGTCATGGTTTGTACCGGGAGTTTCAACGGTTTCTCCAATCTGTCCATCCAGGACAACAGCCTCTGAACTGCTGATATTCTCTTCCAA
Proteins encoded in this region:
- the mutS gene encoding DNA mismatch repair protein MutS codes for the protein MSETTPMMRQYMSIKEKHKDAVLFFRMGDFYEMFRSDAEDVSRLLNLTLTKRHGIPMCGIPYHAAPNYIGRLLNAGRKIAICEQISIPAKGIAQRDVVEIITPGTVVDESFLDKRSNNYLAAIGKVGKVMTFSYVDLSTAEFFASSCDDDHPEEFIRKELSRLGPREILIQESLMDSAYYRSLNDKAGLVLNRIPDWLFDVETSYRQLTEQFELANLKGFGFQSDDPALAAAGVLLEYLKDTSRHYLTHLGGLKKYSEDLFVSLDDATQKNLELLRNMDDGSASFTLLSVLDETSTSMGARKLRQWLLNPLRSAKGIKERLDAVSAMYRNQILLSDIRNVMSHILDIERLSTRIGLDKAHAKDLLSLKNSLDKISEIEAILDRSDDFKALCSPEVQLKLRDICSLLDQSIMEEPSILLTEGRLIRNEYNSDLDKLRELKNNGRAVLDDYLCAIREETGITNLKLKYNKIIGYFLEISKTQSDLVPDHFIRRQSLVGAERYSTEKLSDLESSINSASEKIVDLEKKLFIAIRDSLKPQIPLLQGICTSLSELDCYASLAYTATIRGYICPEIRDDKSLLIEGGRHPVVEAHLPQGEFIPNGLDMVTDRTSFALITGPNMAGKSTYLRQTALIVLMAQIGSFVPADHAVIGTVDRIFCRVGASDNLARGESTFLVEMNETAHILRNAGERSLVIMDEIGRGTSTNDGLSIAWSIAEYLLDEIRSKTLFATHYHELTSLSHDNLVNLSLTVQETGEDIVFLKKIKEGPAGNSYGIHVASLAGLPDSVVFRAKQILKSMELQKEGDVLNVPEAVTVQEQQDLFSPDEMVLDQLRSVNISGMTPLEALNVLNSLQENLKK
- a CDS encoding OmpH family outer membrane protein, whose translation is MKKALFLTLIITLISLPVFSDTITKVAVLDYSKILSAFYKDSQAVRELEEMKTQFQQEIERIQNEVSILEERKLNAENNGNTSKALELDNQIFEKKKFLRDYIRVKNSQLTELNKSLSQNNNLVREIREEVEFIAESSGYSLVIKKSDPNLLWWSYEVDITEQVLQRLLTKMR
- the bamA gene encoding outer membrane protein assembly factor BamA; the protein is MLNKRWTAFLVLLILLGTVTLSAQTATEWYTNKQIIDIRFTGLKTVSETELNGIVRPYISRRFTDSLSWEIQGKLYALEYFDLILPQVIPGDDNNNTVVIEYQVKEKPVVEEIIFTGNNRVRKGELNDTILLTRGDMVNKSSIRLDGQALKSLYIEKGFVDAQVESNIEKDEETNTATVVFDIQEGSQTTIKEIRFVGNDLHVTSKTLQGLMTTKAQSLFNKGLLMENELQEDVRLIENYYGDRGFIDAEVSDINKDIAKDEETQTNNLIITLVIHEGSPYTFSGIEFEGNTLYSSAELQAMISQDTGKIFNRTRFQFDYQKVTDIYYENGYIYNTFSIEENRDDVNFTVSYMVNIIERDRAHIENIVIRGNEKTKDHVITRELPFEVGDVFSKAKVMEGIRNLYNTQFFSVVEPQTYPGSEDGLMDLVVDIEEGKTADIVFGLSFSGGQDFPLAGNIKWNDRNFMGTGRTVGVDSTFSPDNQSLSLQYSEPHIFNSDWGAGVDLTYRHSNKSRIYQDLNGDGVVDPYVDEADFEDANKIVPTDYLMEYSTHYVSTGLNTGYTWKTKVGRFNLYSGIRGGLEYVDYDDEINRPWSQGVRENLETWKYHDSYWLKGAWDTRDFVGNPSKGFILSQTTTLAGILDISSKNFLKSVSRGEVNFTLFDIPVTDSWKFKSVLSFKSAFSYLAPKPWNPIPIDPQEDGFYADGMFVARGWYPESDGQSLWDNTITLKFPIVPNIIAYDFFLDAVGLWKSQDQLTHAQLSDMKFSLGTGIRFDNPQFPIGIYLVKKFNFDEDGSVNWNPEPDTVTFKNGNLDLVISFGIDIY
- a CDS encoding translocation/assembly module TamB domain-containing protein, which produces MKKHHSLLFHFLQILLLLILIVSAFLGYHSISEKIDTAVAEIKRDLIGQLETQYSIRLEYDSISPSFLSSILVKDVKIYAEGQSEPLLQIEKLKLYHDLPGLLFRGTTVIKSVNALDLKLEIDEQRDKVFMDKIASLQGGGGFQGLNGIFTQYIRIRTWEASYSNEALSATGKGDSISLRQLGDYVRVSMEGQVSYKSLTGNSQFEYISLETALKGTIQNDLSAFSMDSDFRKIDTNLAIVENQRLNINYSEDQFRITKIKDTKPYDFNLTVDQDEVRMSLVAEDFSPSLLIYFNSELENLNPWLETSMSGNAEFLLERETGFVEYSYEGALVLSNEKLPFPVRVTMDVEGDDLHVTTEELRISTPRGSANLVGQWVFQNGFPEGSVHLSNINLVGDETLSGELLLRNIDEYLSISSRNLRLSDGSSPGSVKSLIYRNEKNYVFSLMTDLAPGNGHRDRVVLDGNFSMAGGVSIQSSFRVGDVLVSSLFPYIPQGAADTLEKSFSGLLLQSEGTLSFSSGNLIVQLNRFQSFMPDGSKSISISGFYGDKKLDLHSVEMVWDGNYLLGSGQASSLGQGLSISSGWNLNNNKYELNALYQNGQLSVKGNHGLKLQFAQQGGSSLLGTFTVSDFPVTWNGQDILGSMNLRGRYEKENWEVFLSDSSFKWTNSKILSDPELNLTAFFAPGVANVFSLNYGDSYSRLNGEGSLFYDIENDIYNGSLVLGESGSGQDLENYDIYAAYSDGKLSLTTQVNQARTERFSSLNMTGRVDSIITVQGSLDSPVVEGSIDAPQLEMNQNPFAVRANLRLSSRKLELYDLNIQRNNLYLKRGLGVFDLTDGSLVFTTSIANRADSEDDSQNRFYLETGFSVKAETGLSIDFKNIEVPVLEDFSGRFRVHPVKWNGLTTFASKTVDFSRKGSFFESILLEDPEQFIRYNSDSGKISANLKKSFPLAMSVNGRLSADEIDLNIDNLSVDLNMVNYVMPNDTALENRYVVFKKGSVMEGSAHIGGTMEDPVFNGKLGSKNLFVLTPYTEAKIEETFIEATIVDDLVETNEFFIPIGKGGIRAQGYMTMRGWGIKDYSLDISAEGSPGTPIAYNAYGLQGTGAITGQFRFHGDNRQGNFEGRVVLDELVGSFGEKTEIKARNTNRRNRYAFRLNLDIVTGKNVLFVLPNPQVELVRATAEPGELLNISVDSLNKTLSMTGGITIRDGEIYYFDRTFEITDGSLNFNEDEDTFNPFLNIEAEIDTTDASGSDVTIFLVYRNPVRDDFVPILRSNPSMPEDEITALFGQSLIPVDSSGQVDVSSLLLATGGMVSQYGFVRPLEQSIKDSLNLDTVTIRTEILENAIIDQLNRESSTTDAGTTFSMTKYLDDTSIYMGKFVGESLYFSAGMVVDYDQLYGLGSYLNGVKFVPDLTIEMRTPFFLVFWNYNKRNAFDFHNTDPMKNNAIGFEWRYSY